Part of the Anaerolineae bacterium genome is shown below.
TAATCTCGGGATTCAGATTGCCGTAGTTATCGGCGGAGGCAATATATTCAGAGGGGTTAGCGCAGGTTCATTCGGCATGGATAGAACAGCTGCTGATCACATGGGCATGCTTGCTACGGTGATCAACAGTATTGCATTGCAGGATGCTCTTGAGAAAAGAGGGGTTCAGACCCGTATACAGTCGGCCATATCAATGCATGAAATAGCTGAACCGTATATACTTCGCAAAGCTATACGCCATCTTGAAAAAGGGCGTGTTGTGCTTTTTGCAGCTGGTACCGGCAACCCATACTTTACTACGGACACCGCTGCTGTATTAAGAGCCCAGGAAATTCATGCTGAGATTTTACTAAAAGCTACCAGGGTTGACGGCTTTTATGATTCAGATCCTGAAATTAACATGGATGCTAAATTCATAAAAAAAATAACTTACATGAAAGTCCTTGAAAAACAGCTTAAGGCCATGGATACGACAGCTATTTCTCTGGCTATGGATAATAAACTCCCAATTGTTGTTTTTAATCTGAAAGAAAAAGGAAATTTCAGAAAGATTGTCTGTGGTGAGGAGATTGGGACACGAATTGACAGTTGAGATAAAGTGCCTAACGTTAAGGAATTCTGCCATTTTATATAGGTTGCTTAAGCCATCAATGCACAGGGGAGCAAACTACTTCTATCTTTGGGTTATCAATTAGCACGCCGAAGGCGTACCACAACTTTAGGCACTTTAAACTTTATGATTAGGTGAAAGAGATGATTGATTCGATTTATCAGGAAACAAGAGATTCGATGGGCAAGTCGGTATCAGCCCTGAAAAATGAAATAAAAAGGGTCAGGACAGGGCGTGCCTCCCAGTCGCTGCTTGACGGCATACGGGCTGATTACTACGGCACTCCGACCCTAATTGCCCAGATGGCATCTATTTCAGTTCCTGAAAGCAGTCTTATTACAATACAGCCGTGGGATAGCTCCGCAATCAAGGAGATTGAAAAGGCGATATTGAAATCGGATCTTGGCCTAACACCTTCAAATGACGGCAAGATAGTAAGAATATCAATTCCATCGCTTACAGGGGAGAGAAGAAAAGAGCTCGTAAAGATCGTGCATAAAATGTGCGAAGATTATAAGATTGCGCTGCGTAATATAAGGCGTGATTCAAAGGATCTGTTAAAAGGTTTAAAAAAGGATGGTGAGATTGCGGAAGATGATGCTTTCAGGGCTCAGGATCATGTCCAGAAAATAACAGATGAGTATATCAAGCAAATCGACGATGTCTATAACGAAAAAGAGAAAGAGATTCTTGAATTTTAGTGAAGCTTACCATGTTTATACAGATCGCAGTACTGCAAATCCCTCTCATGTGGCCATCATTATGGATGGAAACGGCAGATGGGCAAAACAGCGCCTTTTAAACCGTATAAAAGGTCATGAAAAAGGGGCTGAAACAGTTCGAACAATTGTCGAATGCTGCCGTGAAATCGGAATTTCCATCCTGACCCTGTATGCTTTTTCCACAGAAAACTGGCAGCGACCAAAAGTGGAAGTCGCTGCTCTTATGACCCTTCTTGCAAACTTTCTTAAATCAGAGCAAAAAAAATTATTGGATAATAATATCCGGCTCAATGCAATAGGGCAGATTGAGCGTTTGCCGGAAAATGTCCGGAATGTACTATATAAGACCATGGCTTTAACGGAAAAAAATAACGGCATGCTTCTAAACC
Proteins encoded:
- the pyrH gene encoding UMP kinase, with the translated sequence MALARYKKVLLKLSGEALMGDRDFGISQERIKYMADEICSVFNLGIQIAVVIGGGNIFRGVSAGSFGMDRTAADHMGMLATVINSIALQDALEKRGVQTRIQSAISMHEIAEPYILRKAIRHLEKGRVVLFAAGTGNPYFTTDTAAVLRAQEIHAEILLKATRVDGFYDSDPEINMDAKFIKKITYMKVLEKQLKAMDTTAISLAMDNKLPIVVFNLKEKGNFRKIVCGEEIGTRIDS
- a CDS encoding isoprenyl transferase, yielding MSITKKRKRFLNFSEAYHVYTDRSTANPSHVAIIMDGNGRWAKQRLLNRIKGHEKGAETVRTIVECCREIGISILTLYAFSTENWQRPKVEVAALMTLLANFLKSEQKKLLDNNIRLNAIGQIERLPENVRNVLYKTMALTEKNNGMLLNLALSYGARAEIVRMVKDIAIKVKKGIIDPDSITDGVISDSLYTKGMPDPDLLIRTSGEMRISNFLLWQIAYTEIYVTDTLWPDFSKDEFMQILKDYQHRKRRFGKV
- the frr gene encoding ribosome recycling factor, with product MIDSIYQETRDSMGKSVSALKNEIKRVRTGRASQSLLDGIRADYYGTPTLIAQMASISVPESSLITIQPWDSSAIKEIEKAILKSDLGLTPSNDGKIVRISIPSLTGERRKELVKIVHKMCEDYKIALRNIRRDSKDLLKGLKKDGEIAEDDAFRAQDHVQKITDEYIKQIDDVYNEKEKEILEF